Within Paramormyrops kingsleyae isolate MSU_618 chromosome 24, PKINGS_0.4, whole genome shotgun sequence, the genomic segment ACCATCACAAGTAGGGACAGCTTTTATCTCCTAAGTTTCCCAGCCGGGAGAACGCAAATTCCATGGTCCTTAAGAATCCCCGAAATAAAATTAGCTaaggtagggtgaccagataatccatgtcagggaggacactttgagctacttcaggttttacaaactactttcaaattgaaaggctcctgtgctcggctaattagttcagctcttcttgtgctttgactggtttatttccttgactgaaagactcatccagctgtttcacattaacattagtgacacatgcatgattataggagactgaccaatcagcacacagcaagaactcagtgctcaagtgaaatccaggtccgtttaattgaaatggtaatttacaattcctgtcctagctcagagtgtcctccctgacatggattatctggtcaccctagctaAGGCATATTTATCACAAAAGCATATACTGTTGTGCGTTTTATGTTGGAGGAAAATATCTTTACTGCGATGGTAAGGAACAACAAAACGCCGCGCCGCGTCCATAGTGCCTCGTTTATCTCTTTATAGTTAATTTAATAACATTTCGAGGCTCAAGGGGAAATTAGGCTTTATTGATGGCTTCCCCATCTCGTTTACTCAATTATTTCGGTTCTGATTTACTCTCTGTTTTAAAGATGGAGAAATATTTGGTAAATTTGCCTGTGAGATGGCAGTATCAGCACCTCAGAGCCCGACTCACGTCGCTTCAGCAGCACCGTTACCATAGGACCCCAAATAGCGGCGGAGTTAAATACCTCTCTATTTTACAGTACACAGGCGATATTACCGTAATTGCTGTGGTAGAAAGCATATTGGGATTTTACGTTAAAGCGTTTGGTCGTCTGTGTACAGATTACATGTTACATCAGAATCTGCTCAGATGTTTAAACAGCAGAGTTTTTAAAACACCCCCTTGTTGTAGATAAATAAGTATGAAAGCTATTTTATAGTTAGAAAGGTCTCAGAATACACATGTCAGATGGATAGATTAGTTCATGACTCGTAATGCTGTAAAGACTCCAAATCCCAAAGTGCAGTGCAGTGCGGCGCGGTTGAAAACAGGCGTGGTCCCGGTCTAGCCGTGGTCAGCAGAATGACAGCTAGATGGGCTACATTCAGTGACACTGGGCACAGTACTAGGAAGTCCGTACGAAGCAGCGGCCAGGGGAGATCTGCATTTAGGAAGTAGCTAGACGACTTTAATCATCGAAAGTATTTTATAACGACCGACAATAGGATGAAATGAGTAAATTAACATTGTTACTAGATATATTCAAAGTAgtaaaaaagttttaaatactTAAGAATTAGAACTTTGGCtatattttcagaaaataatTTGGATTGTGTGAAGTAACAACACTTTAAAAAACTTAATAAAACTTTAAACAGTACTTAGTTTATCAGTTTAATGACATGAAAGAAAATAGCATGTTCCTAGAACGTCAATAGAGGTAGACGTAGACTTCAGGCTTAAGGTTTGTAAACTGAATAGTAAATTATTGGATTTGGGTAAGGCACGCCGATCGGGTCTGATGTGATGCAGCTGATTGCTCCGGCATGAAGCGCATGTGGGAGTAGACTGGCAGGCGTGCAGGAGGTCACCATGCAGAAGGAGCACCTCTTTAAGGTTCTGGTCATCGGAGACCTCGGGGTAGGGAAGACCTCCATTATCAAGCGCTATGTTCACCAGATTTTCTCGCAGCACTATCGCGCCACCATTGGAGTTGACTTCGCGCTGAAGGTGCTGACCTGGGATAACCGGACGGTCATTCGCTTGCAGCTGTGGGACATAGCCGGTACGTGACCGCTTTCTTTCGGGGTCAAATGTGCATCTCGCTAAACTTTCAGCATAAAGCTGGTTTATAAATAACTCTCGTTGTTTATTCACCCATTCAGCCTATAATTGAACTTTTTCCCATGTTGTTTTCGTACGTCGATCAGTTCTTCGTACTCACTTTCCGGATTGTTAGTTATTCTTTTTTAAACAGCTGACCTAAGCTATCTGTGAATTACAGCCTTTTTCTCACAGTAACCATAATTTTACCCATAGCTAACTATGACATTTAGATTCATATGTTCTGTATACTGAAATGAAAAGGCAGTCGACCATTAAGAAACCAAAAGAATTAGTAAGCCTTAGAAATCGGCGTCAATCCAAGAACTCGCGATGTGGAGACAAGGGTGTCTGTGGCTCCGATGTGGATGGCCGTAATGTATAGCTATGTCTTTTATTATACTGAATTCTGACGGTAATTTTCCTGGCTTGTCGACGTTGTGGTCTGCCATGGTGCACTTTCTTGCTCTTTCATCCCTTTTTTGTGGTTTTCCTCCATTTCATCCCCCATTCCCACTTATCTCTGGCATCGCTGCATGTGGCCAGCCTGACTGTAGGACTGCATGCCTTGCCATAATCTCAGCTGATCTCGTTAGCATCACATGAGCAGtggagccccgcccccccccccccgcccccgcccccgcccccgccccatGAGGACTCACATCTCACTTGACTTCTCAaactctccctctctttctgtctttttgccctgtctcctctctctcttctttgCCAGACCTGCACATCTTCACTTATAGAAATGCAAGCAGCAAGTTGGATTTCGATGGTACTGACGATGCTGTGTGCCTCCCCCAGGGCAGGAGCGGTATGGGAACATGACGCGGGTGTATTACCGGGAGGCAGTGGGGGCACTGCTGGTGTTCGACGTGACCCGCACCTCCACCTTCCAGGCGGTGCTCAAGTGGAAGGCTGACCTTGACGGCAAGGTCTCCTTAGCCAACGGCAAGCCTGTCCCCGTTGTGCTATTGGCCAACAAGTCTGACCAATCACGTGAAGGACTGTCTTCTCAACTACCCAAGCTGGATGCCTTTTGCAAAGAGCATGGCTTTGTGGGCTGGTTTGAGACCTCTGCCAAGGTAAGGGGGGAGATAAGCAGCATGGGTGGAATATGGACAAAAACGGGCCTTTGAGGATGATTGGTGTGAGTCGGGGTAGGATTTACTGCCTGCTTCATTGAGTCAAGCCTGACATTTCTGCTGAAGGCCAGTGGGCtatgcctgtgtgcctgcaatcacaaggtcgccggttcaaacccaccCTCAACATGTCTGCTGGTCCTTGagccaggcccttaacccccaactccctgggcggctgcccttcgcagacagcttactctaaaaagagcaagttgagggaggcgtaaagataatttccccacggggatcaataaagcattggttattattattattattattattattattactttcaTGGGAACAGGAGCAGCGGCCTGGTCTGGCTGCCTGCTCGTTGTCGCCCcattctctgcccccccccatctccgtCTCCGAGTGTCCTCCTGCTCTGGTGGGGGGGTTACAGAACGTCCATGTGGAATGTAAACAGAACTGCGGCACCTCTGTGCAAAATATCTCTGCCTTCCCTAAATGGGCTGTAGTCTGAGTGCAGAGGCCCGGACGACATGCCTCTGCTAGCACACTTTCCCTGAAGCACTTCTGTAATTAGggattttttataattttaacgGCAAATATCTAGTTTCTGTGTGAGCAATTTGAGCATTGTCAGTGCATGCAGCTGGCTTTGCGTAGGTGTCCTCAGTGTTGGTAAGAATGTGGGGGCTACACACATGCCTGTCCGCGTGCCCAGGTGGGCGTGGTCACGGCTGATCGCTAATGAGATGCACAGGGTGGTGTGACATCTGACTGGAGGCACATGAAGATCCATAGCTGGTGTCCCGCTGGGAGAGCAGGAAactcctgtttcagaaaaaaacatatttttttttgatttGCTGACATTGTTGAATGACTTGCCTTTATTAAAAAACGGACTTTCAACGTGAACCACACTGAAAGGCGTAATTTTGTATAATCACAGGCATGTTGATTAGAGTATTTTGATAATTGTTTTAATGACTATTAATGACTCAGCACCTCTGTACTGTACATGTGCTGTTGGTATAACAATTATTTTGACCTTTTTAAGAAATATGAAGACTTTTGATTTTGTATTGTTCTGTATATTTTGTTTGACATCAttacacatttttatattttagtcTCCATTAGGGGGCACTGGGCTATTTTGTGGGAGTGTCCTTTCTTGAGGTGATGTTCTTTTTGCATCCACACCATAACAGGAGAACACGAACATCAACGCGGCAGTGAGGTGCCTCGTCCAGAACATTCTGGCCAATGAGCAGAGCACTGAGGCTGGCCTGGACCTGGATGTGCAGGTTCTGCCGGCACTGAATGACGTCACCAAAGAGCGGAGTAGCCCCCCTTGTACTGGCTGCTCCAGGCTGTAGCGGGGCGACGGAGTCACGCTAAACAGATCACTTGATTGGCTAAGAGGTGTCGGCCCTGCAGAAGATACTTGTTCTTTTCCCctttttatggggggggggggcgggggggtggttCCCGGACTCTTGTGACATTCAGTCATGACGCTCGTTTGAGTCTGTGGTTAGGTGGGGAGGATATGCCTGTCGATAGTGATGTGTTAGATCTGGAGATGCTGCCTTCTCTATCCCTCTAGAAATCTGTTGGAGGGGGGTTGCACAACTATAGACAGTGGAAGATATCACAgcagataaatattttgcaagtTAAAGGTTTCTGACATATAAGCATGAAAACAAAGGAAGAAGGAACATCCAGTAAAAAAGTCAAAGATACTGGCAGCAGGATCTTCTAAGGAGGTTTCTACTGAAGGTCCTTTGGTAGGACAGAGCAAAatgctctgttttgtttttaatgaaagTGATGCCTTAAAATTAAGGGACAGAGCCATGGGTGTCATTGGGGCCAATGACTCGGGGCTATAGCACCGAATATTTTAGCCCCCATGCCAATCttccatcaaaa encodes:
- the LOC111856883 gene encoding ras-related protein Rab-38-like isoform X1; protein product: MQKEHLFKVLVIGDLGVGKTSIIKRYVHQIFSQHYRATIGVDFALKVLTWDNRTVIRLQLWDIAGQERYGNMTRVYYREAVGALLVFDVTRTSTFQAVLKWKADLDGKVSLANGKPVPVVLLANKSDQSREGLSSQLPKLDAFCKEHGFVGWFETSAKENTNINAAVRCLVQNILANEQSTEAGLDLDVQVLPALNDVTKERSSPPCTGCSRL
- the LOC111856883 gene encoding ras-related protein Rab-38-like isoform X2 translates to MLEENIFTAMHYRATIGVDFALKVLTWDNRTVIRLQLWDIAGQERYGNMTRVYYREAVGALLVFDVTRTSTFQAVLKWKADLDGKVSLANGKPVPVVLLANKSDQSREGLSSQLPKLDAFCKEHGFVGWFETSAKENTNINAAVRCLVQNILANEQSTEAGLDLDVQVLPALNDVTKERSSPPCTGCSRL